In a single window of the Coffea eugenioides isolate CCC68of chromosome 3, Ceug_1.0, whole genome shotgun sequence genome:
- the LOC113765663 gene encoding kinesin-like protein KIN-12B, with product MKPRNTILKENHSHQSETSAFGLPPPSSPNPSSMKQRIPGVSGSNSSGHRRQKSSSSKENAPPQMADLNQVAAVEYFSPSDPRKPSPSPMTVVAAAKIRSPLPPRPPLKRKHSMEASGSEKGPNPASTDSGVKVIVRMRPLNKDEEEGEMIVQKISNDSLSIAGHTFTFDSIADYESAQIDIFELVGAPLVENCLAGFNSSVFAYGQTGSGKTYTIWGPANALEENISNDQQGLTPRVFQRLFSRISEEQTKHADKQLMYQCRCSFLEIYNEQITDLLEPSQKNLQIREDVKTGVYVDNLTEEYVSTMKDVIQLLIKGLSNRRTGSTSINADSSRSHSVFTCVVESRCKSISDGLSCLKTSRINLVDLAGSERQKLTGAAGERLKEAGNINRSLSQLGNLINILAEVSQTGKQRHIPYRDSKLTFLLQESLGGNAKLAMICAISPAQRCKSETFSTLRFAQRAKAIKNKATINEEMQDDVNVLREVIRQLKDELLRMRANANQTNQDGNYSKGWNIRRSLNLLNFSRNCAMALRHGDDDSDEEMEIVDQDEELRLQSAGDEQSIGLDVNQPDSVIKTAQLVGFDDGMCEGPQCKTSSGEPVLEDDVNMEEVDEQVDKHEVSGVVANLPDYSNSQKQNYDNCSERNAEDNLITSPVNGLDKILSERPNEENVDISVLSSRNDDLSRRLAEEDTSKKFELDNKLNGTPCTSPTCFEEDTKASTDLSIVPCNVSPPLKSPTPSVSPKVVNSSRKSLRTSSTLTASCKDLANDNLEPEPPCLSFAKPSNSICLNMSGQRRRSSKPTQQLAASLQRGLEILDGRHHQSASMRRSTFRFSNRFADVKGLVPTAKVDAGV from the exons ATGAAGCCAAGAAATACAATCTTGAAAGAAAACCACAGTCACCAGAGTGAAACGTCAGCGTTTGGCCTTCCGCCTCCGTCGTCTCCAAACCCTAGTTCGATGAAGCAGAGAATTCCAGGCGTTTCTGGCAGCAATAGTAGTGGCCATCGGAGACAGAAATCGAGTAGTTCGAAGGAGAATGCGCCACCGCAGATGGCGGATTTGAATCAAGTTGCTGCGGTGGAGTATTTCTCCCCGTCAGATCCAAGAAAACCATCGCCATCGCCCATGACAGTGGTGGCAGCGGCGAAGATTAGATCTCCACTTCCGCCTCGGCCTCCGCTTAAGAGGAAGCACAGTATGGAGGCTTCGGGATCTGAGAAAGGGCCAAATCCGGCTTCTACTGATTCTGGAGTAAAA GTTATAGTGCGAATGAGGCCACTAAACAAGGATGAGGAAGAGGGAGAAATGATTGTCCAAAAGATCTCTAATGATTCTTTGTCAATTGCAGGACACACCTTCACATTTGACTCTATTGCTGACTATGAGTCAGCACAG ATTGATATATTCGAGCTTGTTGGAGCTCCTCTTGTGGAAAATTGCCTTGCTGGCTTTAATAGCTCTGTATTTGCTTATGGACAG ACGGGTAGTGGAAAGACTTATACAATATGGGGACCAGCCAATGCCTTAGAAGAAAATATATCAAATGATCAACAAGGCCTAACACCTCGTGTTTTTCAGCGGCTTTTTTCGCGAATTAGTGAG GAGCAAACTAAGCATGCAGACAAACAGCTCATGTATCAGTGTCGATGTTCTTTTCTTGAG ATTTACAATGAACAGATAACTGATTTATTGGAACCCAGTCAAAAAAACCTTCAG ATCAGAGAAGATGTTAAAACTGGTGTTTATGTTGACAATTTGACTGAGGAATATGTGTCCACAATGAAGGATGTAATACAGCTTTTGATTAAG GGATTGTCAAATAGGAGAACTGGGTCCACTAGTATAAACGCAGACAGTTCACGCTCCCATAGTGTATTTACTTGTGTTGTTGAATCACGATGCAAG AGCATCTCTGATGGGTTAAGCTGCTTGAAAACAAGTAGAATAAATCTTGTTGATCTTGCTGGATCTGAAAGACAGAAGCTCACAGGTGCAGCAGGAGAGCGCTTGAAGGAGGCTGGAAATATTAATCGATCTCTTTCACAGCTGGG GAACTTAATAAACATTCTTGCGGAGGTTTCACAGACAGGAAAGCAGAGGCACATCCCGTACAGAGATTCCAAGCTGACATTTCTGTTGCAGGAATCTCTCGGAGGAAATGCAAAACTTGCAATGATATGTGCTATTTCTCCAGCACAAAGGTGTAAGAGTGAGACCTTTAGCACACTAAGATTTGCACAGCGTGCAAAGGCAATCAAGAACAAGGCAACAATTAATGAAGAAATGCAGGATGACGTAAATGTGCTTAGGGAAGTCATCAGGCAGTTGAAG gatgaactGCTGCGCATGAGGGCCAATGCAAATCAGACTAACCAAGATGGAAATTATTCGAAAGGGTGGAATATTAGAAGAAGCTTGAATCTCCTGAATTTTAGCCGTAATTGTGCAATGGCTTTACGTCATGGAGATGATGATAGTGATGAGGAAATGGAAATTGTTGACCAAGATGAAGAACTTCGTCTCCAATCAGCTGGTGATGAGCAAAGCATTGGTTTGGATGTCAACCAACCAGACTCTGTAATAAAAACTGCTCAGCTTGTGGGCTTTGATGATGGAATGTGTGAGGGACCACAATGTAAGACATCTAGTGGAGAACCAGTTCTGGAGGACGATGTTAACATGGAAGAAGTAGATGAACAAGTGGACAAGCACGAAGTCAGTGGTGTAGTAGCAAACTTGCCAGATTATTCCAACTCTCAGAAACAAAATTACGATAACTGCAGTGAAAGAAATGCTGAAGATAATCTGATCACCTCACCAGTCAATGGACTTGACAAAATTTTGTCTGAACGGCCTAATGAGGAAAATGTTGACATTTCTGTCTTGAGTTCACGGAATGATGATCTATCAAGAAGACTAGCAGAGGAAGATACATCAAAGAAATTTGAGTTGGACAACAAACTCAACGGCACACCTTGCACATCTCCAACGTGCTTTGAGGAGGATACAAAAGCTTCCACTGATCTCAGCATTGTCCCATGCAATGTGTCTCCACCTCTAAAATCTCCAACTCCAAGCGTTTCACCGAAAGTTGTTAATAGTAGTAGGAAAAGTCTAAGAACTTCATCAACACTAACTGCTTCCTGCAAAGATTTGGCTAACGATAACTTGGAGCCGGAACCTCCATGTTTATCCTTTGCAAAGCCCTCAAATAGCATCTGTCTAAATATGTCAGGTCAAAGACGTAGAAGTTCCAAACCGACTCAGCAATTGGCTGCTAGTCTCCAACGTGGCCTTGAAATTTTGGATGGTCGTCATCACCAAAGTGCATCTATGAGGAGGTCCACTTTCAGATTCTCAAACAGATTTGCTGATGTCAAAGGACTTGTGCCAACTGCCAAAGTTGATGCCGGTGTT
- the LOC113766100 gene encoding uncharacterized protein LOC113766100 has product MEKEVPLYLPEGIIHHIFSFLNTKQRTQASLLSKAWLKAWRTNPRLDFDDRYFHQIKNPVCKFFEDQRNCSLKHPGNCSSCEEKFRAHVSNYTLLRKHAYQDHHIEEFNLSMTLIKDDYVACDLINTWLGFAVEFGVKVLQVTLHQGLYSSYTLPIGDILPKAESLTELRVKNCRFPMQIYGERNTMCKNIKVLKFEEVYITNEMFHCLIAGCPSINDLVIIDCRGLNKIELINLCSLEKLRIYVKNDLSIKVDQAPCLENVELLSLDWMNFVQLGTSPNLKSLSLYSGRCIRNGKLFDDFVTKFPRLEYLRVIESGSFAGLERINLTSHSLKHIHWFSSSETPKELDIDAPSLASFSYSNQIIPNLSFASASCNMRSCISICCPHLIDYSWFLRLYKLMLNLVPSRISLGIELPQAKHGFQESIEDRLIAMIASACVPVQVEELQLYTVAKWSPNIDEHSCINLIDGLLLACHPKTLVLPKTKAHLSTGNFMIKYLLNMLADRRGEESCKSTCTKLWQNDLKKVVIKQPPLDCNTSLDESVNFDSGKMQIIFALEWDDNASLNSSKARVRTRYLEP; this is encoded by the coding sequence ATGGAAAAAGAAGTGCCGCTGTACTTGCCGGAAGGCATAATCCACCATATATTCTCTTTTCTCAACACAAAACAGAGAACCCAAGCAAGCCTTTTATCCAAGGCTTGGCTGAAGGCATGGCGCACAAACCCCAGATTAGATTTTGATGATCGGTACTTCCACCAAATAAAGAACCCTGTTTGTAAATTTTTCGAGGATCAACGAAATTGCTCACTTAAGCATCCAGGAAATTGCTCGAGTTGTGAAGAGAAGTTCAGGGCCCATGTTAGCAATTATACTTTGTTGCGGAAACATGCTTACCAAGATCATCATATAGAGGAGTTCAATCTTTCCATGACCTTGATCAAGGACGATTATGTGGCTTGTGACCTGATCAACACATGGCTTGGGTTTGCTGTAGAATTTGGTGTCAAAGTTCTTCAAGTCACTTTGCATCAAGGTCTGTATTCATCGTACACTCTGCCTATTGGTGACATATTACCTAAGGCTGAATCATTAACAGAGTTACGGGTTAAAAATTGTAGATTCCCAATGCAGATATATGGTGAAAGGAATACTATGTGCAAGAATATCAAGGTATTAAAATTTGAAGAAGTCTACATAACTAACGAGATGTTTCATTGCTTAATTGCGGGTTGCCCCTCGATCAATGATTTGGTGATCATTGATTGCAGGGGCTTGAACAAAATCGAGTTGATCAATCTTTGCAGCCTCGAAAAACTTCGTATATATGTAAAGAATGATTTAAGTATCAAAGTTGATCAAGCACCTTGTCTTGAGAATGTTGAGTTGTTGTCTTTGGATTGGATGAATTTTGTTCAACTGGGCACATCTCCAAATTTGAAGAGCTTATCACTATATAGTGGCAGATGTATCAGAAATGGTAAATTGTTCGATGACTTCGTGACCAAATTCCCTCGTCTCGAGTATCTGAGAGTTATAGAATCAGGTAGCTTTGCTGGCTTGGAAAGAATAAATCTAACAAGCCACTCGCTGAAGCACATACACTGGTTTTCATCTTCAGAAACGCCCAAAGAATTAGATATTGATGCTCCAAGCCTTGCATCTTTCTCATATAGCAATCAAATCATCCCAAATTTATCTTTTGCAAGTGCTTCATGCAATATGAGGTCTTGTATATCTATATGCTGCCCTCATCTCATTGACTACTCGTGGTTTCTGAGGTTGTATAAGCTGATGTTGAATTTGGTTCCGTCTAGAATATCACTGGGAATCGAACTCCCTCAGGCTAAACATGGCTTCCAAGAGAGCATAGAAGACAGATTGATTGCGATGATTGCGAGTGCTTGTGTTCCTGTTCAAGTTGAGGAACTCCAGTTATATACTGTGGCCAAGTGGTCACCAAACATTGATGAACATAGCTGTATTAATCTTATTGATGGTTTGTTGTTGGCATGTCATCCTAAGACTTTAGTCTTGCCGAAAACGAAGGCACATCTAAGTACTGGCAACTTCATGATCAAGTACTTGCTCAACATGCTGGCTGACAGACGGGGTGAGGAGTCCTGCAAATCTACCTGCACTAAGTTATGGCAGAATGATCTAAAGAAAGTAGTTATCAAGCAGCCGCCTCTGGACTGCAACACTTCGCTGGATGAATCAGTGAATTTTGACAGTGGGAAGATGCAGattatttttgctttagaaTGGGATGATAATGCATCTTTGAATTCAAGCAAGGCCCGAGTACGTACCAGATACCTTGAGCCTTGA